In a single window of the Rhopalosiphum padi isolate XX-2018 chromosome 1, ASM2088224v1, whole genome shotgun sequence genome:
- the LOC132917371 gene encoding chromobox protein homolog 5-like yields MNPSPNKLTENNTDSNSNNEKQDEEYVVKKILDKRIQHGKVEYLLKWKGFSNFENSWEPIENLNCEDLIKKYEKERKRKSKPSNSIDSKSSDESDNNNTEHQKVAEKVVHVKKLRGKITYCIKFKGIEEPVEIKSKKATKLYPQLILKHYHKIFVWK; encoded by the coding sequence ccCAAACAAACTCACTGAAAATAATACAGATTCCaattcaaataatgaaaaacaagATGAGGAGTATGTGGTGAAAAAGATTTTAGATAAGCGTATACAGCATGGTAAGGTGGAATACCTTCTCAAATGGAAAGGTTTcagtaattttgaaaattcttgGGAACCTATTGAAAATCTTAATTGTGaagatttgataaaaaaatatgaaaaagaaagaaaaagaaaaagcaAGCCATCAAATTCAATTGATTCCAAATCTTCTGATGagtctgataataataatactgagcATCAGAAAGTAGCAGAAAAAGTTGTGCATGTTAAAAAACTGCGTGGCAagattacatattgtattaaatttaaaggaattgAAGAACCTGTGGAGATCAAATCTAAAAAGGCTACAAAATTATATCCACAACTCATACTCAAAcactatcataaaatatttgtatggaaataa
- the LOC132916956 gene encoding small ubiquitin-related modifier 3-like, translating into MSILEEDTSEHYIFLKVCGASDNALPIRYFKMKKHIRLRTLMRIYCEEAGFPNPDEAIFQTSAGRICEDDTPTSLQLEQGDTIYVIESPNLPLQDLI; encoded by the exons ATGTCGATATTGGAAGAA gacACCTCTGAACACTATATTTTTCTTAAGGTTTGTGGCGCATCTGATAATGCTTTACCTATTAGATATTTCAAAATGAAGAAACATATTCGTTTAAGAACGCTTATGAGAATTTATTGTGAAGAAGCT GGTTTTCCTAACCCGGATGAAGCAATATTCCAAACTTCTGCCGGTCGTATTTGTGAAGATGATACTCCTACATCACTCCAGTTGGAACAAGGTGATACCATTTACGTCATTGAATCGCCAAATCTCCCTCTCCAG GATTTGATTTAG
- the LOC132918162 gene encoding uncharacterized protein LOC132918162 isoform X2, whose product MKIHTPMKKLMKAYCEGAASDIATLRFQFDGQSFSGQDTPFSLELEDGDVIEVFQHRAGVDGIWNKPSTSREEETTPYKISEKKIIQKDVTKMNITATSKTPLVGVIRPTNATNSVYDKEETGPLNGSLDNAGVAFLPEESEMPVDSNEQTYCLCKQVSYGKMIACDNSCCPIEWFHFGCVNVTTEPKGKWFCPKCKTNKMIK is encoded by the exons ATGAAGATACATACTCCTATGAAAAAGCTCATGAAAGCTTATTGTGAAGGAGCT gcTTCAGATATAGCAACATTAAGATTCCAATTTGACGGACAATCATTTTCTGGCCAAGATACTCCATTTTCTTTAGAACTGGAAGATGGTGATGTTATTGAAGTCTTTCAACACCGGGCTGGCG TCGATGGAATTTGGAACAAGCCGAGTACATCAAGGGAAGAAGAAACAACACCTTACAAAATATctgaaaagaaaataattcaaaaag atgttacaaaaatgaatattacaGCAACTAGCAAAACACCTTTAGTCGGTGTTATTCGTCCAACAAATGCTACCAATAGTGTATATGATAAAGAAGAGACTGGTCCCCTGAATGGTTCATTAGATAATGCTGGAGTTGCCTTTTTGCCTGAAGAATCAGAAATGCCCGTCGATTCAAATGAACAAACATACTGTTTATGCAAACAAGTTTCTTATGGTAAAATGATAGCCTGCGATAATTCATGT tgtccAATTGAATGGTTCCATTTTGGATGTGTTAATGTAACTACCGAGCCCAAAGGAAAATGGTTCTGTCCGAAatgtaaaacaaacaaaatgattaaataa
- the LOC132918162 gene encoding uncharacterized protein LOC132918162 isoform X1, with translation MYRTRNYTSEMAVNKGIAPEPTINLKVHGPNNYFVQFKMKIHTPMKKLMKAYCEGAASDIATLRFQFDGQSFSGQDTPFSLELEDGDVIEVFQHRAGVDGIWNKPSTSREEETTPYKISEKKIIQKDVTKMNITATSKTPLVGVIRPTNATNSVYDKEETGPLNGSLDNAGVAFLPEESEMPVDSNEQTYCLCKQVSYGKMIACDNSCCPIEWFHFGCVNVTTEPKGKWFCPKCKTNKMIK, from the exons ATGTACAGAACACGAAATTACACATCAGAAATGGCTGTAAACAAAGGA ATTGCCCCTGAACCTACCATTAATCTTAAAGTTCATGgaccaaataattattttgtccaATTCAAGATGAAGATACATACTCCTATGAAAAAGCTCATGAAAGCTTATTGTGAAGGAGCT gcTTCAGATATAGCAACATTAAGATTCCAATTTGACGGACAATCATTTTCTGGCCAAGATACTCCATTTTCTTTAGAACTGGAAGATGGTGATGTTATTGAAGTCTTTCAACACCGGGCTGGCG TCGATGGAATTTGGAACAAGCCGAGTACATCAAGGGAAGAAGAAACAACACCTTACAAAATATctgaaaagaaaataattcaaaaag atgttacaaaaatgaatattacaGCAACTAGCAAAACACCTTTAGTCGGTGTTATTCGTCCAACAAATGCTACCAATAGTGTATATGATAAAGAAGAGACTGGTCCCCTGAATGGTTCATTAGATAATGCTGGAGTTGCCTTTTTGCCTGAAGAATCAGAAATGCCCGTCGATTCAAATGAACAAACATACTGTTTATGCAAACAAGTTTCTTATGGTAAAATGATAGCCTGCGATAATTCATGT tgtccAATTGAATGGTTCCATTTTGGATGTGTTAATGTAACTACCGAGCCCAAAGGAAAATGGTTCTGTCCGAAatgtaaaacaaacaaaatgattaaataa